Proteins co-encoded in one Octopus sinensis linkage group LG6, ASM634580v1, whole genome shotgun sequence genomic window:
- the LOC115213004 gene encoding protein ALP1-like, with the protein MEVSQEDTAFLATLYAACDLFLMDDCYPLRKNSLSGNRDNNMATSLLATLARKGESAATSNKQSKAQARGSSERDVLFNFRDNQFRQHFRMDPETFEILCSNLSPHILRENQTRGRKPVPLDRKVLMCLRFLGAKGESVRNIAKQFQVCESSASVILDSIIKGLNKLKTVVIKWPNQTEVEDIVQGFYNISAFPNVLGIMATTHISILSPKDHPEVYINRKKTHTMVLQTICDHNMKFTDCYTGWPGSVHDSVVLCESDIFHEIENNPTNFFIKEDIHLLGAAAYPLKKWLLTPFLDETCLVPDQQEYNKRLTETRLVTQQAFNLLRGRWCRLQFVGMTRTALIPNVIMACCVLHNFCLNTEEEFNDFLEEDQLPFDDGFPTPANTYEDDEVGKIKRDNVPTKLIFKNFTTVL; encoded by the exons ATCCTCTCAGAAAAAATAGCTTGTCTGGCAACAGGGATAATAATATGGCGACCTCGTTGCTGGCGACGTTAGCGAGGAAAGGTGAATCGGCGGCAACATCTAACAAACAAAGCAAAGCTCAAGCACGAGGTTCAAGCGAAAGAGATGTGTTATTTAATTTTAGGGACAACCAATTCCGTCAACATTTTCGAATGGATCCGGAAACATTCGAAATACTATGTTCAAACCTATCGCCGCATATCCTGAGAGAGAATCAAACCCGAGGCAGGAAACCAGTTCCGTTGGACAGGAAG GTGCTGATGTGTTTGCGGTTTCTTGGTGCCAAAGGTGAATCAGTACGTAACATTGCAAAACAATTTCAAGTCTGTGAATCTTCTGCATCAGTTATTCTTGACAGCATAATCAAAggattaaacaaactgaaaacagTTGTTATCAAATGGCCAAACCAAACCGAGGTTGAAGACATTGTTCAAGGTTTCTACAACATCAGTGCATTTCCAAATGTTCTTGGTATCATGGCTACTACACACATATCAATTCTCAGCCCAAAAGACCACCCTGAAGTATACATCAACCGTAAAAAGACTCATACAATGGTATTACAGACAATCTGTGATCACAACATGAAGTTTACTGATTGTTATACTGGCTGGCCTGGTTCTGTCCATGATTCTGTTGTTTTGTGTGAATCAGATATATTccatgaaatagaaaataatccAACAAATTTCTTTATTAAAGAAGACATACACTTGCTTGGGGCTGCAGCATATCCACTGAAAAAATGGTTGTTGACCCCTTTCTTAGATGAAACTTGCCTCGTTCCAGATCAGCAAGAGTACAATAAAAGATTAACTGAAACTCGACTGGTTACACAACAAGCTTTTAATCTGCTTCGAGGTCGATGGTGTCGACTACAATTTGTTGGAATGACCCGCACTGCACTCATTCCAAATGTGATAATGGCTTGCTGTGTCTTACATAATTTCTGTCTTAACACTGAAGAAGAGTTTAATGACTTTTTAGAAGAAGACCAACTTCCTTTCGATGATGGTTTTCCCACTCCTGCCAATACCTATGAAGATGATGAAGTCGGTAAGATTAAAAGAGACAATGTACCAACTAAACTGATTTTCAAGAACTTTACAACAGTATTATAA